Proteins encoded within one genomic window of Flavobacterium oreochromis:
- a CDS encoding helix-turn-helix transcriptional regulator, translated as MSNQFGNKVKELRVKNNLFQKHLANALNIDTPLYSKIERGERKAKKEYIPILAKILKTSIDDLTTVWLADQVLDVLKDEKLANKALKEVSNNIKQLKK; from the coding sequence ATGTCAAATCAGTTTGGAAATAAAGTAAAAGAACTTCGTGTAAAAAATAATTTATTTCAGAAGCATTTAGCTAATGCTCTAAATATTGATACTCCCTTGTATAGTAAAATTGAAAGAGGAGAACGAAAGGCTAAAAAAGAATATATTCCCATTCTTGCTAAAATCTTAAAAACTAGTATTGATGATTTAACGACTGTTTGGTTAGCCGATCAGGTACTTGATGTTTTAAAAGATGAAAAATTAGCTAATAAAGCACTTAAAGAAGTGTCTAACAATATAAAACAATTAAAAAAATAA
- a CDS encoding type I restriction enzyme HsdR N-terminal domain-containing protein, whose product MEIEIKDNKIKAPLKGDNVWLEATPEEIIRQKFIQYLIDELGYNYNQMAQELKVTNSQRGTGRASADIVIWKTAEAKDNNELASIVVECKSDNVTIQPADYYQGLNYATWVSADFFITHNSKETRCFQVHKEKIPKNLGTELSRIPSAEELLDDKKERNYFKMKRYLKKMNLLNYYINVIM is encoded by the coding sequence ATGGAAATTGAAATTAAAGATAATAAAATAAAAGCTCCATTAAAAGGAGATAATGTTTGGTTAGAAGCAACACCAGAAGAAATTATTCGCCAAAAATTTATTCAATATCTAATTGATGAATTGGGTTATAATTATAACCAAATGGCTCAAGAATTAAAAGTAACAAATTCCCAACGAGGTACTGGAAGAGCTAGTGCTGATATTGTAATTTGGAAAACTGCCGAAGCTAAAGATAATAACGAATTAGCTTCAATTGTTGTTGAGTGTAAATCTGATAATGTAACTATTCAACCAGCCGATTACTATCAAGGTTTAAATTATGCAACTTGGGTAAGTGCTGATTTTTTTATTACTCATAATAGTAAAGAAACGAGATGCTTTCAAGTTCATAAAGAAAAAATACCGAAAAATTTAGGTACGGAACTTTCAAGAATACCATCTGCCGAAGAATTGTTAGATGATAAAAAAGAGAGAAACTATTTCAAGATGAAAAGGTATTTGAAAAAGATGAATTTGCTAAACTATTACATCAATGTCATAATGTAA